From Phocoena phocoena chromosome 16, mPhoPho1.1, whole genome shotgun sequence, a single genomic window includes:
- the SLC25A28 gene encoding mitoferrin-2 translates to MELEGRGAGGVAGGPAAGPGRSPGESALLDGWLQRGVGRGASGGEAGACRPPVRQDPDSGPDYEALPAGATVTTHMVAGAVAGILEHCVMYPIDCVKTRMQSLQPDPAARYRNVLEALWRIIRTEGLWRPMRGLNVTATGAGPAHALYFACYEKLKKTLSDVIHPGGNSHIANGAAGCVATLLHDAAMNPAEVVKQRMQMYNSPYHRVTDCVRAVWQNEGAGAFYRSYTTQLTMNVPFQAIHFMTYEFLQEHFNPQRRYNPSSHVLSGACAGAVAAAATTPLDVCKTLLNTQESLALNSNITGHITGMASAFRTVYQVGGVTAYFRGVQARVIYQIPSTAIAWSVYEFFKYLITKRQEEWRAAK, encoded by the exons ATGGAGTTGGAGGGGCGGGGTGCTGGCGGTGTGGCGGGGGGGCCGGCGGCTGGGCCGGGGCGGAGCCCCGGGGAGTCGGCGCTGCTGGACGGGTGGCTGCAGCGGGGCGTGGGCCGGGGGGCCAGCGGCGGGGAGGCCGGGGCCTGCAGGCCCCCGGTACGGCAGGATCCGGACTCCGGCCCGGACTACGAGGCGCTGCCGGCTGGAGCCACTGTCACCACGCACATGGTGGCAGGCGCCGTGGCAGGGATCCTGGAGCACTGCGTGATGTACCCCATCGACTGCGTCAAG ACTCGGATGCAGAGCCTACAGCCTGATCCAGCTGCCCGCTATCGCAACGTGTTGGAGGCCCTCTGGAGGATTATAAGAACGGAGGGGCTGTGGAGGCCCATGCGAGGCCTGAACGTCACAGCAACTGGCGCAGGGCCCGCCCACGCGCTCTATTTTGCCTgctatgaaaagttaaaaaagacaCTGAGTGATGTAATCCACCCTGGGGGCAATAGCCATATTGCCAATG GAGCGGCCGGGTGTGTGGCAACATTACTTCATGATGCAGCCATGAATCCAGCAGAAG TGGTGAAGCAGAGGATGCAAATGTACAACTCACCATACCACCGGGTGACAGACTGTGTACGGGCAGTGTGGCAAAATGAAGGGGCCGGGGCCTTTTACCGCAGCTACACCACGCAGCTAACCATGAACGTTCCCTTCCAAGCCATTCATTTCATGACCTATGAATTCCTGCAGGAGCACTTTAACCCCCAGAGACGGTACAACCCCAGCTCCCATGTCctctccggagcctgtgcaggagCTGTAGCTGCCGCTGCCACAACCCCACTGGACGTTTGCAAAACACTGCTCAACACCCAGGAATCCCTGGCTTTGAACTCAAACATTACAGGACACATCACAGGCATGGCTAGTGCCTTCAGGACGGTGTATCAAGTCGGCGGGGTGACCGCCTACTTCCGAGGGGTGCAGGCGAGAGTAATTTACCAGATCCCCTCCACAGCCATCGCATGGTCTGTGTATGAGTTCTTCAAATACCTAATCACTAAACGGCAAGAAGAGTGGAGGGCAGCCAAGTGA